The Euphorbia lathyris chromosome 3, ddEupLath1.1, whole genome shotgun sequence genome contains a region encoding:
- the LOC136223785 gene encoding uncharacterized protein At2g29880-like: MNKEAQDRMCAAQDGTLGRPKAVWTSARDAYLVDLLVHQHNCGRTAYNEFKNEVIRSITRDFNKKFSLSLEENQIKNRYNVMKKDYGVVKTLLSSSGFGWDETRQMVVADDQVWDSYIPVKCEARPFRRKSFPLYKLMSVIFEGERTTEKLPVPSGVVAGTEEENSNTETVRSSEPVNLPTQAVEGTLDSDSIIGINYTKTRKRKSDTPSACGHRRRVCEHNIGETLERILYEMLSTATLIRGVERNVLPEKTMYEKCLEDLQKLEELDDTEFSKAVSALKDDKNAMAFMKIKGPRRLIWLRSLWEA; the protein is encoded by the exons ATGAACAAAGAGGCGCAGGATCGGATGTGTGCTGCACAGGATGGAACTTTGGGGCGACCCAAGGCAGTATGGACTTCAGCTCGTGATGCTTATCTTGTCGACCTTTTAGTTCACCAACATAACTGTGGAAGAACTGCTTACAATGAGTTCAAAAATGAAGTCATTAGATCTATAACCCGTGATTTCAACAAGAAATTCAGCTTGAGTTTAGAGGAAAACCAGATTAAAAACCGGTACAATGTTATGAAGAAAGATTATGGTGTTGTTAAGACCCTGCTTAGCAGTTCTGGATTTGGCTGGGACGAAACACGCCAAATGGTTGTGGctgatgatcaagtttgggATAGCTACATCCCG GTAAAATGTGAAGCAAGGCCTTTTCGGAGAAAGAGCTTCCCGTTATATAAACTGATGTCTGTCATATTTGAAG GAGAAAGAACTACTGAGAAATTGCCGGTTCCAAGTGGAGTTGTGGCTGGAACTGAAGAGGAAAACAGCAATACAGAAACGGTTCGATCTTCAGAACCCGTTAATCTGCCTACACAAGCGGTTGAGGGAACTCTTGATTCCGATTCCATTATCGGAATAAACTACACGAAAACAAGGAAGCGGAAATCAGACACTCCATCTGCATGTGGTCACAGGAGAAGAGTATGCGAACATAATATTGGAGAAACTTTGGAACGCATTTTATATGAAATGTTGTCGACAGCCACATTGATAAGAGGTGTGGAAAGGAATGTGTTGCCTGAGAAAACAATGTATGAAAAGTGCTTAGAGGATTTGCAGAAGTTGGAAGAGTTGGATGATACAGAGTTTAGTAAGGCTGTTAGTGCTCTCAAAGATGACAAGAATGCAATGGCATTCATGAAGATTAAAGGGCCTAGGCGTTTGATATGGCTGAGATCTCTATGGGAAGCCTAG
- the LOC136223952 gene encoding thaumatin-like protein 1b, producing MDRLFLSSTFLTLLSLSSLSDVQPASFKFINKCRYTVWPGLLSGAGTAQLPTTGFALRTGKSKSVSVPRGWSGRLWGRTHCGQDSSGKFSCLTGDCGSGKLECGGSGALPPATLAEFTLNGANGLDFYDVSLVDGYNMPMLVIPKKSTNGTCGATGCLIDLNGACPNELKVKARGHGRVGVACRSACEAFAEPQFCCSDAYATPDTCAPSVYSLFFKHACPRAYSYAYDDKTSTYTCANTDYIIIFCPLPYTSQKLLGIRKDGAVLPLVNKTMMYI from the exons atgGATCGTCTCTTTCTCTCTTCCACCTTTCTCACTCTCCTCTCTCTTTCTTCCCTCTCTg ATGTCCAACCCGCTTCTTTCAAGTTCATCAACAAGTGCCGCTACACCGTCTGGCCTGGCTTACTTTCCGGTGCCGGCACTGCCCAGCTTCCCACCACAGGCTTCGCTCTTAGAACCGGCAAATCAAAATCTGTTTCCGTTCCCAGAGGATGGTCTGGTCGTCTTTGGGGTCGGACTCATTGTGGCCAAGATTCATCTGGTAAATTCTCTTGCCTAACTGGCGACTGTGGCTCCGGGAAACTTGAATGCGGTGGTAGCGGCGCTCTTCCTCCGGCCACTTTAGCGGAGTTCACCCTTAACGGCGCCAATGGCTTGGACTTTTATGATGTTAGTTTAGTTGACGGATACAATATGCCGATGCTTGTGATCCCTAAGAAAAGCACGAACGGAACCTGTGGCGCCACCGGTTGTTTGATCGATTTGAACGGAGCATGCCCTAATGAGTTGAAGGTGAAAGCGCGTGGTCATGGGAGAGTTGGGGTGGCATGTAGAAGCGCGTGCGAGGCGTTTGCGGAACCTCAGTTTTGCTGCAGCGATGCCTACGCTACACCTGACACGTGCGCCCCCTCTGTTTACTCATTGTTTTTTAAGCACGCTTGCCCACGCGCTTATAGTTACGCTTACGACGATAAGACGAGCACCTACACTTGTGCCAACACCGACTACATTATCATATTTTGCCCTCTGCCGTATACCAG CCAGAAATTG